From a region of the Paraburkholderia caribensis genome:
- a CDS encoding bestrophin family protein, giving the protein MILRPRQNWFSLLFVWNGSVLQSIIPQLLFMAVVSSLAVVTQGRIFGEKIPLNTTPFTLFGLTLAIFLAFRNTASYQRFDEARRLWGNLLISARDLTSQLQCYAPQSDESRSVAHTLIAFVYALKHQLRGTDPEGDLTRLLGTDRAGRLREIRYRPVALLKEVRRELADLQSRGSISDTKLWMLDAQVNELEKCVGGCERIASTPIPFAYNVLLHRTVYTYCVLLPFGLVDSTEFFTPLLCVFISYTLIALEAIASEVAEPFSVAPNALALDVMTRNIERSVLELCGCELPEEIVPVRLYQFT; this is encoded by the coding sequence ATGATCCTGAGGCCGAGACAGAACTGGTTCAGCTTGTTGTTCGTCTGGAACGGTTCCGTATTGCAATCGATTATTCCCCAGCTTTTGTTCATGGCGGTCGTCAGCAGTCTGGCCGTCGTCACGCAGGGACGCATCTTTGGCGAAAAGATCCCCCTTAACACAACGCCCTTTACGCTCTTCGGGCTTACTCTTGCGATTTTCCTCGCATTCCGCAATACCGCAAGCTATCAGCGATTCGACGAGGCGCGCCGACTCTGGGGCAATTTGCTGATCTCCGCTCGTGACCTCACTTCACAACTGCAATGTTATGCGCCTCAGAGCGACGAAAGCCGTTCCGTCGCGCATACCCTGATTGCGTTTGTCTACGCACTCAAGCATCAATTGCGCGGTACTGATCCAGAAGGCGATCTTACCCGGCTTCTCGGAACCGACCGCGCCGGGAGATTGCGGGAGATTCGTTACCGGCCCGTCGCGCTTCTCAAGGAAGTTCGTCGGGAACTCGCTGACCTGCAAAGTCGAGGATCGATTTCGGATACGAAGCTCTGGATGCTGGATGCGCAAGTCAATGAACTCGAAAAGTGTGTGGGTGGGTGCGAACGCATTGCGTCCACACCCATTCCGTTTGCCTACAACGTGTTGCTGCATCGTACCGTCTACACCTACTGCGTTTTGCTGCCGTTTGGCCTTGTCGACTCGACAGAATTTTTCACGCCACTACTTTGCGTCTTCATTTCTTACACGCTGATCGCTCTCGAGGCGATCGCCAGCGAAGTTGCGGAGCCGTTCAGCGTTGCACCGAACGCGCTCGCCCTCGATGTCATGACCCGCAACATCGAGCGGTCGGTTCTCGAGCTATGTGGGTGCGAACTGCCCGAAGAGATCGTACCGGTGCGTCTATATCAATTCACGTGA
- a CDS encoding aminotransferase-like domain-containing protein, with the protein MNIYEKLADDIERLIRQGVYRHGERLPSVRQTSQQHRISISTVIRAYLLLESRGLLTSRPQSGYFANFRGGDEEGQALDLRPSRPIPISSPVDVSRLVLSTLRSIGVDDALPLGSPYPDPSLFPFERINRYAYDIGRGKSRWGVTDALPPGNPNLVRQIARRYLENGMAVDPNEVIITVGATEAINLCLQAVAKPGDVIAVESPTFYAMLHAIERLGMKAIEVSTHPEYGIDIDALAAIADSQAIAACMVMPNFQNPLGFQMPDERKRELVEFATKRDIPVIENGVYNELYFGNSHPSTLKAYDTKGLVLHCSSFSKSLTAAYRIGWALPGRYRDQVEKLKFLNTLTSPTIPQQAIAEYLERDGYEHHLRRVRKAYAQQANLMKVVVSRFFPEGTRMSNPAGGYVLWIELPPKVDGMRLYNLALDEGITIGPGYMFSVSDATYRNFIRLNYSSPWTSEIEQAVITIGKLAAVCAR; encoded by the coding sequence ATGAATATTTACGAGAAACTCGCAGACGACATCGAGCGGCTGATCCGTCAGGGTGTTTACCGTCACGGGGAGCGCTTGCCTTCGGTACGTCAGACGAGTCAACAGCACCGGATCAGCATCTCGACCGTGATTCGGGCGTATTTGTTGCTCGAAAGCCGCGGGTTGCTGACAAGCCGGCCGCAGTCGGGCTACTTCGCCAACTTCCGGGGCGGTGACGAAGAAGGGCAGGCGCTCGATCTGCGCCCGTCGAGACCCATCCCGATCTCGTCGCCGGTAGATGTCAGCCGGCTGGTACTTTCCACGCTGCGCTCGATTGGCGTCGACGACGCGTTGCCGCTTGGTTCACCGTACCCGGACCCCAGTCTGTTTCCATTCGAACGAATCAACCGTTACGCGTACGACATCGGGCGCGGCAAGTCCAGATGGGGCGTAACGGACGCCTTGCCACCCGGCAATCCGAATCTCGTGCGCCAGATTGCGCGTCGCTACCTCGAGAATGGCATGGCGGTCGATCCGAACGAAGTCATCATTACGGTCGGCGCGACAGAAGCGATCAATCTCTGCCTTCAGGCTGTCGCGAAGCCCGGGGATGTGATCGCTGTCGAATCGCCGACGTTCTACGCGATGCTTCACGCAATTGAGCGATTGGGCATGAAGGCGATCGAGGTGTCGACGCACCCCGAATATGGCATCGATATCGACGCGCTGGCTGCGATTGCCGACTCACAGGCTATCGCTGCGTGCATGGTCATGCCGAACTTCCAGAATCCGCTGGGATTTCAAATGCCTGACGAGCGCAAGCGCGAACTCGTCGAGTTCGCGACGAAGCGGGATATCCCTGTCATCGAAAACGGTGTCTACAACGAACTGTATTTTGGCAACTCGCACCCGAGCACACTGAAGGCCTACGATACGAAGGGCCTGGTGCTGCATTGCTCGTCGTTTTCGAAGAGCCTGACGGCTGCCTACCGGATTGGCTGGGCTTTGCCCGGGCGCTATCGCGATCAGGTCGAAAAGCTCAAATTCCTGAATACGTTGACGTCGCCGACGATACCTCAGCAGGCGATCGCGGAATACCTCGAACGCGATGGCTACGAACATCACCTGCGAAGGGTCCGAAAAGCGTACGCACAGCAGGCCAATCTGATGAAGGTCGTTGTGTCGCGTTTCTTTCCCGAAGGTACGCGGATGTCGAATCCCGCAGGCGGATATGTGCTGTGGATCGAACTGCCGCCCAAGGTCGACGGAATGCGCCTCTACAATCTCGCGCTCGATGAGGGCATCACAATTGGACCGGGGTATATGTTTTCAGTGTCCGATGCGACTTATAGAAACTTTATCCGCCTCAACTACAGCAGCCCGTGGACGAGCGAAATCGAGCAGGCGGTGATCACGATCGGCAAGCTGGCGGCCGTTTGTGCCCGCTAA
- the cydB gene encoding cytochrome d ubiquinol oxidase subunit II — MQIDLPVIWAAIIGLGVFIYVMLDGFDLGIGLLFPFFEAKNDRQVMLNTVAPVWDGNETFLVLGGAGLYGAFPVVYSTLLPANYLPLILMVVGLIFRGAAFELRGKATRTQHAWDLAFICGSGLAALCQGIVLGSLLQGIKIADGRFVGGPFDWLSPFSLFCGIGVLITYATLGCGWLILKTEGELQRNMRQLMRPLVCVLLGAITIVSLWTVIGLPAVAHRWFGSGNLGWFLPVPLLVIACVWGIFRSVRLQHEAMPFILTLAICFLGYSGLLISIWPNIVPPSLSIWEASSSPSSQLFALVGTAIILPIILVYNAMQYRVFRGKVREGDPGYH, encoded by the coding sequence ATGCAAATCGACCTTCCTGTTATCTGGGCCGCAATCATTGGGCTGGGCGTGTTCATCTATGTGATGCTCGACGGCTTCGATCTCGGCATCGGCCTGCTGTTTCCATTCTTCGAGGCGAAAAACGACCGGCAAGTGATGCTCAATACAGTCGCCCCCGTCTGGGACGGCAACGAAACGTTTCTCGTGCTCGGTGGTGCCGGCCTGTACGGTGCATTCCCCGTTGTCTATTCGACGCTGCTGCCCGCCAACTATCTGCCGTTGATCCTGATGGTCGTGGGTCTGATCTTTCGCGGCGCGGCGTTCGAACTGCGCGGGAAAGCGACCCGTACGCAGCATGCGTGGGATCTCGCGTTCATCTGCGGCTCGGGGCTCGCCGCGCTCTGCCAGGGCATCGTGTTGGGATCGCTGTTGCAAGGGATCAAAATCGCCGACGGACGTTTCGTCGGCGGTCCGTTCGACTGGCTCTCGCCCTTCAGCCTGTTCTGCGGAATCGGCGTGCTCATCACGTATGCGACGCTCGGCTGCGGATGGCTCATCCTGAAGACGGAAGGCGAGCTGCAACGCAATATGCGCCAGTTGATGAGACCGCTCGTGTGCGTGCTGCTCGGCGCCATTACCATCGTGAGCCTGTGGACAGTGATTGGCCTGCCTGCCGTTGCGCATCGTTGGTTCGGCAGCGGCAACCTCGGCTGGTTCCTTCCCGTTCCCCTTCTGGTGATCGCGTGCGTGTGGGGAATCTTCCGTTCAGTCCGCTTGCAGCACGAAGCGATGCCGTTCATTCTCACGCTCGCGATCTGCTTTCTTGGCTACAGCGGCTTGCTGATCAGTATCTGGCCAAACATCGTGCCGCCCTCACTGTCGATCTGGGAGGCGTCGTCGAGCCCATCAAGCCAGCTGTTTGCGCTGGTGGGCACCGCCATCATTCTGCCCATCATCCTTGTCTACAACGCAATGCAATATCGTGTATTCCGGGGCAAAGTGCGGGAGGGAGACCCGGGCTATCACTGA
- a CDS encoding DUF6566 family protein yields the protein MDSSTSFPGGFLITVRPERNTYGAWIARLNISSSGQTVLEARPQTIQPEWTTEDEAIRDAIEWGRRYIDREFGQQQPRSWVVVRSRAEQWFQGVEDRKDH from the coding sequence ATGGATTCAAGCACCTCTTTCCCCGGCGGTTTTCTAATCACGGTCCGACCGGAGCGCAACACCTATGGCGCGTGGATCGCGCGTTTAAATATTAGCAGTAGTGGCCAGACGGTTCTCGAGGCCCGTCCTCAAACGATTCAACCCGAATGGACAACCGAGGACGAGGCAATCCGGGATGCGATCGAGTGGGGACGTCGATACATCGACCGCGAATTCGGGCAGCAGCAACCTCGATCATGGGTGGTGGTCCGCTCGCGCGCTGAGCAGTGGTTCCAGGGAGTCGAAGACAGAAAGGACCACTGA
- a CDS encoding cytochrome ubiquinol oxidase subunit I, with the protein MEIFDAFHLARLQFAFTVSFHIVFPAISIGMASFLAVLEWRWLLTGDTAYKDMFLFWSKIFAVGFGMGVVSGVVMAYEFGTNWSGFSSIAGNITGPLLTYEVLTAFFLEAGFLGVMLFGWHRVSPRAHFFATLMVAVGTLISTFWILASNSFMHTPQGYAIENGRIVPVDWFKVIFNPSFPYRLAHMTIAAFIVAGFIVAACGAWHLLHGRRDKPVMRSFSMALWILLLLTPIQILVGDAHGLNTRKYQPAKIAAIEGLWETEKGGTALNLVGLPDMDAEVTRYAIQIPHLGSLILTHSWNGEIRGLKEFPPQDRPYSPIIFWTFRLMAGLGMLMLLTALVGLLLRIRGQLYETRWFQHFVFCMGPSGIVALLAGWITTEVGRQPWTVYGVLRTVDSLSPVDAQQAGVSLLIFVLVYFLVFGVGIYYMLMMMKRGPDEHIERRDQRKHPVLHNRALEALEGE; encoded by the coding sequence ATGGAAATCTTCGACGCCTTTCATCTCGCCCGGTTGCAGTTTGCGTTCACCGTATCGTTTCATATCGTCTTTCCCGCCATCAGCATCGGCATGGCCAGCTTTCTCGCCGTGCTCGAATGGCGCTGGCTGCTGACGGGCGACACCGCATACAAGGACATGTTCCTTTTCTGGTCGAAGATCTTCGCGGTCGGGTTCGGGATGGGCGTCGTCTCGGGCGTGGTGATGGCCTATGAGTTTGGCACCAACTGGAGCGGCTTTTCCAGCATCGCCGGGAATATCACCGGGCCGCTTCTCACCTATGAAGTATTGACGGCATTTTTTCTGGAAGCAGGTTTCCTCGGCGTGATGCTGTTCGGCTGGCATCGCGTGAGTCCGCGCGCGCATTTCTTTGCGACGTTGATGGTCGCAGTCGGCACGCTGATTTCCACGTTCTGGATTCTCGCGTCGAATAGCTTCATGCATACGCCGCAAGGATATGCAATCGAAAACGGCCGTATTGTGCCCGTCGACTGGTTCAAGGTGATCTTCAATCCGTCATTCCCGTATCGCCTCGCGCACATGACGATTGCCGCCTTCATCGTGGCCGGCTTCATCGTCGCGGCGTGCGGCGCGTGGCACCTGCTGCACGGCCGACGCGACAAGCCCGTCATGCGCAGCTTTTCGATGGCATTGTGGATATTGCTCCTGCTGACGCCGATACAGATCCTGGTGGGCGACGCGCATGGTCTCAATACACGCAAGTACCAGCCCGCGAAAATCGCTGCGATCGAAGGGTTATGGGAAACGGAGAAAGGCGGAACAGCGCTGAATCTGGTCGGTCTGCCCGACATGGACGCCGAAGTCACGCGATACGCCATTCAGATTCCGCACCTGGGCAGCCTGATTCTGACGCATAGCTGGAATGGCGAAATTCGTGGCCTCAAAGAGTTCCCGCCTCAGGACCGGCCTTATTCACCCATTATTTTCTGGACGTTCAGGCTGATGGCGGGTCTCGGCATGCTAATGCTGCTGACGGCGCTGGTCGGTCTGCTGCTCAGGATACGCGGCCAGTTGTACGAGACGCGCTGGTTTCAGCACTTCGTATTCTGCATGGGACCGTCGGGCATCGTGGCGCTGCTGGCCGGCTGGATCACCACGGAAGTCGGCCGTCAGCCGTGGACCGTCTACGGCGTATTGCGCACGGTGGATTCTCTGTCGCCGGTCGATGCACAGCAGGCGGGCGTGTCCCTGCTCATCTTCGTGCTGGTGTATTTCCTGGTGTTCGGCGTCGGCATCTACTACATGCTGATGATGATGAAGCGTGGTCCTGACGAGCACATCGAGCGCCGCGATCAACGCAAGCATCCCGTATTGCACAACCGCGCTCTCGAAGCGCTGGAAGGAGAATGA
- a CDS encoding Dyp-type peroxidase yields MSNSATEPQAVCHPITRSAIFITATLSAGREAADAVRSWCGDIAALVRSVGTRVPTGDLSCVCGFGSDAWDVLFGAPRPASLHPFREIISGNRHAVATPGDILLHIRADHMDLCSELATLLLDALGAAVKVVDEVHGFRYFDLRDIVGFVDGTENPRGREAVDFTTIGDEDASFEGGSFVIVQKYLHDMAGWNALSVEDQERIIGRKKLSDVELDPSVKPSCSHSSLTTLDENGKEVKILRHNMAFGRPGAGEFGTYFIGYARSPAPIEQMLENMFVGRPPGNYDRLLDYSHAMTGGLFFIPSATMLEALADRHPETGDDVASVPVAASMFNEPRADGSLNIGALKGDPQDE; encoded by the coding sequence ATGTCAAATAGCGCCACCGAACCGCAAGCCGTTTGTCACCCCATTACCCGCAGCGCGATCTTCATAACCGCGACGCTTTCTGCTGGCCGGGAAGCAGCGGACGCGGTCCGCAGTTGGTGCGGGGACATTGCTGCCCTGGTACGCTCGGTGGGCACACGCGTGCCCACGGGTGATCTGTCTTGTGTATGCGGCTTCGGTTCGGATGCATGGGACGTGCTATTCGGTGCGCCGCGTCCTGCCAGCCTCCATCCATTTCGCGAAATCATTTCGGGCAATCGTCACGCGGTGGCCACGCCCGGCGACATCCTGTTGCATATTCGCGCGGATCACATGGACCTTTGCTCTGAACTTGCCACGTTATTGCTCGACGCACTCGGCGCTGCCGTCAAGGTCGTCGACGAGGTACATGGCTTCAGGTATTTCGACCTGCGCGACATCGTCGGCTTTGTCGATGGCACCGAGAACCCGCGTGGCCGTGAGGCCGTCGACTTCACGACGATAGGCGATGAAGACGCTTCGTTCGAAGGCGGCAGCTTCGTGATCGTGCAGAAGTACCTGCATGATATGGCGGGCTGGAACGCGCTCTCCGTCGAGGATCAGGAGCGCATCATTGGCCGCAAGAAGCTTTCGGATGTTGAACTCGATCCATCAGTGAAGCCGTCCTGTTCGCACAGTTCCCTCACCACGCTCGACGAGAACGGCAAGGAGGTGAAGATCCTGCGACACAACATGGCGTTCGGCCGGCCCGGTGCCGGCGAGTTCGGGACGTACTTTATCGGCTATGCGCGCTCGCCGGCGCCCATCGAGCAGATGCTGGAAAACATGTTCGTAGGACGTCCACCCGGCAACTACGACCGTTTGCTCGACTACAGTCACGCGATGACGGGCGGTCTCTTCTTTATTCCATCGGCGACGATGCTCGAAGCGCTTGCTGACCGCCACCCTGAAACGGGCGACGATGTCGCGAGCGTGCCTGTTGCTGCGTCGATGTTCAATGAACCACGTGCCGATGGTTCATTGAACATCGGCGCTCTCAAAGGAGATCCTCAAGATGAGTAA
- a CDS encoding ester cyclase, translated as MSQNISEDMVRTTIEAFYRAFAAKDVALLRQVVTPDWQYIPESPGAKPGADQMADAFARMAIALPDMEITILDLLTHGDRVGVRAEVTGTQSGELLGIAPSAVQIKFAIHSFHELRGPLIAKTWHLEDWFSVFRQIGQLPRNLDHHPI; from the coding sequence ATGAGCCAAAACATCAGTGAAGACATGGTTCGCACGACAATTGAAGCGTTCTACCGGGCGTTTGCCGCGAAAGACGTCGCGTTGCTGCGACAGGTCGTCACCCCGGATTGGCAATACATTCCGGAATCACCGGGCGCGAAGCCGGGAGCCGATCAGATGGCAGACGCATTCGCGCGAATGGCCATTGCGCTTCCTGACATGGAAATTACCATTCTCGATCTATTGACTCATGGTGACCGAGTTGGTGTTCGCGCGGAAGTCACTGGTACCCAATCCGGTGAGTTGCTTGGCATCGCGCCGAGTGCCGTCCAGATCAAATTTGCCATTCATTCTTTCCATGAGTTGCGCGGACCTTTGATTGCGAAAACATGGCATCTCGAAGACTGGTTTTCGGTTTTTCGCCAGATTGGGCAGCTACCCAGAAATCTCGATCATCATCCGATCTGA
- a CDS encoding LysR family transcriptional regulator, producing the protein MNLLETMRIYARVVERGSISGAARDLNIGQPAVSERIERLEKYLGCRLLLRSARAFNCTPEGMAFYERSKKILCAVEQAIAEVSNNGQDLRGTIRIAAPHCFGETVVPEALKVIRATYPQLDLDLVLNDRVVDLVTEGVDISFRLGPLGEGAFIACKLGQIDRALVVAPEYLEQHGQICTPSDLTNHPFIRVQSMFGADQLPLKHVDSVVESAPIQSAVKTSHWRPMYEMITAGVGIGVIEEPACAAALADRTLIRILPEFNVPPLDLHILFQAQRPIPSRVRMIVALLKKCTPNILGRVSANAGETARRIEALLDES; encoded by the coding sequence ATGAACCTGCTGGAGACCATGCGCATTTATGCCAGAGTGGTTGAACGTGGCAGCATTTCGGGCGCGGCACGAGACCTCAATATTGGCCAACCCGCGGTCAGCGAGCGCATCGAGCGGCTCGAAAAGTATCTGGGCTGCCGCCTGCTGCTGCGCAGCGCACGCGCGTTCAACTGCACGCCTGAAGGTATGGCCTTCTACGAGCGCAGCAAGAAGATCCTGTGCGCCGTGGAACAGGCCATCGCAGAAGTCTCAAACAACGGGCAGGATCTCAGAGGAACCATACGTATTGCAGCGCCCCACTGCTTTGGCGAGACCGTCGTGCCGGAGGCGTTGAAGGTCATCCGGGCAACCTATCCCCAACTGGATCTGGATCTCGTCCTGAACGACAGGGTCGTCGATCTCGTGACGGAAGGTGTCGACATCTCGTTTCGCCTCGGACCACTTGGAGAAGGCGCATTCATTGCCTGTAAGCTCGGCCAGATTGATCGCGCGCTCGTAGTTGCACCCGAATACCTGGAACAACATGGCCAGATCTGTACGCCGTCCGACCTGACGAACCATCCGTTCATTCGGGTGCAGAGCATGTTCGGCGCGGATCAGTTGCCGCTTAAACATGTAGACAGCGTCGTGGAGAGTGCTCCGATTCAATCGGCAGTCAAGACAAGCCATTGGCGGCCTATGTACGAAATGATAACGGCTGGCGTCGGTATCGGCGTTATCGAGGAGCCCGCGTGCGCCGCCGCACTCGCGGATCGCACGTTGATACGGATTCTGCCGGAATTCAATGTGCCTCCGCTTGATCTGCACATCCTGTTTCAGGCACAACGGCCAATCCCTTCCAGGGTACGGATGATCGTAGCGCTGCTGAAAAAATGCACGCCCAATATTCTCGGTCGGGTGAGCGCCAACGCTGGTGAAACGGCACGTCGAATTGAAGCACTGCTCGATGAGAGCTAG
- a CDS encoding Hsp20/alpha crystallin family protein — MTTPIHTALLETAIDALERAERLHRQFFRLAGQPSRTPVWEPPIEVFEHDGQLAIVVALPGVRPDQVNLTLEGGTLIVVAERNLPQGFAVGAVHCMEIPYGRFERHIRLPAGHFRLARRNAEHGCLLLELERLG, encoded by the coding sequence ATGACAACGCCAATCCATACAGCACTGTTGGAAACCGCCATCGACGCCCTTGAGCGTGCCGAGCGATTGCATCGTCAGTTCTTCCGGCTAGCGGGCCAGCCATCCAGGACACCTGTATGGGAACCGCCTATTGAAGTATTCGAACACGATGGCCAGCTGGCCATCGTGGTTGCATTGCCCGGCGTGCGTCCCGATCAAGTGAACCTGACTCTCGAAGGTGGAACGCTGATAGTCGTTGCCGAAAGGAATCTGCCGCAGGGGTTTGCGGTGGGTGCGGTTCATTGCATGGAAATTCCTTATGGACGCTTCGAGCGGCACATCCGCCTTCCGGCCGGGCATTTTCGACTCGCACGGCGCAATGCCGAACATGGTTGCCTTTTGCTGGAACTCGAGCGGCTCGGCTAA
- the lon gene encoding endopeptidase La: MSMDSESEAPESSSASLETALEPALPQDTLILLPVRNTVLFPGMVLTLTAGRGQSKEDVQAAIKRQQPLGVVLQRDPHMQDPPFEGLNTIGTVANVLRYVTSPDDGAHHLICQGVERFRLIAPVTGPDYRAARVEFLPDKETDDPAVAARALVLKERAGEMIGLLPNAGGELVKALDAINSPGLLADTLAGLIEIPLETRQAILETLELCKRLDKVLDAVAGRIEVLRLSREIGDQTRSRIDKRQREMMLREQLRTIQHELGDDAEGQEEARKLAGAITAASMPPDVETHARRELARLERMPEASSEYSISVSYLEWLTELPWQLPPEAPIDIAQARHILDDAHFGLDKVKRRILEYLGVRKLNPHGKAPILCFLGPPGVGKTSLGQSIARALERPFVRVSLGGVHDEAEIRGHRRTYIGAMPGNIIQAIRKAGARNCVMLLDELDKLGQGAHGDPAAAMLEVLDPEQNASFRDNYLGVPFDLSAVVFVATANQPEGIPGPLKDRMEVLDLPGYTEAEKFEIARRFLVPRQLEACGLTPAQCDLSDEALRSIIRDYTREAGVRSLERQIGAVFRHVALRVAEDAATRAKIEPDDLSSILGHHRFENEVAMRTSMPGVVTGLAWTPVGGDLLFIEASSTPGGGRLVLTGQLGDVMKESAQAALTLVKSRCDALHIDCAGFEKRDIHVHVPAGAVPKDGPSAGVAIFIAIASLLMGQAVRSDCAVTGEISLRGVVLPVGGIKEKVLAALRGGIKTVLLPARNAADIEDIPADARSQLRFVLLENVDDAVREIIETRPVP; the protein is encoded by the coding sequence ATGAGCATGGACAGCGAAAGCGAGGCTCCCGAATCCAGTTCGGCGAGCCTTGAAACGGCCCTTGAGCCGGCCCTTCCCCAAGACACCCTGATCCTGCTTCCCGTCCGGAACACCGTGCTGTTTCCAGGCATGGTGCTAACGTTGACGGCGGGACGCGGGCAAAGCAAGGAAGACGTTCAGGCAGCCATCAAGCGCCAGCAGCCCTTGGGCGTCGTGCTGCAACGTGATCCGCACATGCAGGACCCGCCCTTCGAGGGCCTGAACACAATCGGCACTGTGGCGAACGTATTGCGCTATGTCACGAGTCCGGACGACGGCGCGCATCACCTGATCTGCCAGGGCGTCGAACGCTTCCGCCTGATCGCGCCAGTCACCGGACCCGACTACCGGGCGGCCCGCGTGGAGTTCCTGCCCGACAAGGAAACCGATGATCCCGCCGTCGCCGCGCGAGCGCTGGTGCTCAAGGAGCGCGCGGGCGAAATGATCGGCCTGCTGCCCAATGCCGGCGGCGAACTGGTAAAGGCGCTGGATGCGATCAATTCACCCGGGTTGCTGGCCGACACGCTGGCGGGCCTGATCGAGATCCCGCTCGAAACCAGGCAGGCGATTCTGGAAACCCTCGAATTATGCAAGCGCCTCGACAAGGTGCTTGACGCGGTCGCCGGACGTATCGAAGTCCTTCGTCTGTCGCGCGAGATCGGTGATCAGACGCGTAGCCGCATCGACAAGCGCCAGCGCGAGATGATGCTTCGCGAGCAATTGAGGACCATCCAACACGAGTTGGGCGATGACGCGGAAGGCCAGGAGGAAGCGCGCAAGCTGGCCGGGGCGATTACAGCTGCCAGCATGCCGCCCGATGTCGAGACCCATGCCCGTAGGGAACTCGCGCGGCTTGAACGGATGCCGGAGGCTTCGTCCGAATACTCGATCAGTGTGAGCTACCTGGAATGGCTGACCGAACTGCCCTGGCAGCTTCCACCCGAAGCACCCATCGACATCGCACAGGCGCGGCACATCCTGGATGATGCGCATTTTGGCCTCGACAAAGTCAAGCGCCGCATTCTCGAATACCTGGGTGTCAGAAAGCTCAACCCGCACGGCAAGGCGCCTATTCTGTGCTTTCTGGGGCCGCCGGGCGTGGGGAAGACCTCGCTTGGCCAGAGCATCGCCCGGGCGCTGGAACGGCCCTTCGTGCGCGTGAGTCTCGGTGGGGTGCACGATGAGGCGGAAATTCGCGGCCATCGGCGCACCTATATCGGCGCGATGCCGGGCAATATCATCCAGGCCATCCGCAAGGCTGGCGCGCGCAATTGCGTAATGCTGCTGGACGAACTCGACAAGCTCGGTCAAGGCGCGCATGGCGACCCTGCCGCAGCCATGCTCGAGGTGCTGGACCCCGAACAGAATGCCTCTTTCAGGGACAACTACCTGGGCGTGCCGTTCGATCTGTCCGCCGTCGTGTTCGTTGCCACCGCCAACCAGCCGGAGGGCATTCCCGGCCCGTTGAAGGACCGCATGGAGGTGCTGGATCTGCCGGGATACACGGAGGCCGAGAAGTTCGAAATCGCACGGCGCTTCCTGGTTCCGCGTCAGCTCGAAGCCTGTGGTCTCACGCCGGCGCAATGTGATCTGAGCGACGAGGCTTTGCGGTCCATCATTCGCGATTACACTCGCGAAGCGGGTGTGCGCAGCCTGGAGCGGCAAATTGGCGCTGTATTCCGGCATGTCGCATTACGCGTGGCGGAAGACGCAGCCACCCGCGCAAAGATCGAACCCGACGATCTGTCGTCGATACTGGGACATCACCGCTTCGAGAACGAGGTGGCGATGCGCACCAGCATGCCGGGCGTGGTAACAGGACTGGCGTGGACACCCGTTGGCGGCGATCTGCTCTTCATTGAAGCGAGCAGTACGCCAGGCGGAGGCAGGCTGGTCTTGACCGGTCAATTGGGCGATGTAATGAAGGAAAGCGCACAAGCCGCGCTGACGTTGGTCAAATCGCGTTGCGACGCGCTTCATATCGACTGCGCAGGCTTCGAAAAGCGTGACATTCATGTTCACGTGCCGGCCGGTGCGGTGCCCAAGGATGGCCCCAGTGCCGGCGTGGCAATATTCATTGCGATCGCATCGCTGCTGATGGGACAGGCCGTGCGCAGCGACTGCGCCGTGACGGGCGAGATCAGCCTGAGGGGCGTCGTGTTGCCCGTCGGTGGGATCAAGGAAAAGGTTCTGGCCGCCTTGCGCGGAGGCATCAAAACGGTTTTGCTACCCGCGCGCAACGCCGCGGACATCGAGGACATTCCCGCCGATGCACGCAGTCAATTGCGCTTCGTGCTGCTGGAGAATGTCGATGACGCCGTGCGCGAGATCATTGAGACCCGACCGGTCCCCTGA
- a CDS encoding MoaD/ThiS family protein, with protein sequence MTSEVIHIDSAELAIDHLRATLASRDERMAQALHASLPIRIAVGHELVNSGFVLRENSEIAFFPPVAGG encoded by the coding sequence GTGACATCCGAAGTCATCCACATCGACTCGGCGGAACTGGCAATCGACCATCTGCGAGCTACGCTGGCATCGAGAGACGAGCGCATGGCGCAAGCCCTGCATGCGAGCCTCCCGATTCGCATCGCCGTCGGTCACGAGTTGGTCAACAGCGGATTTGTCCTGCGCGAAAACAGCGAGATCGCATTCTTTCCGCCCGTCGCGGGCGGCTGA